In Deefgea piscis, the DNA window AGCGAAACTTGGTACCATTCCGAACCGTTTTTATCGACGCCCAAAATGCCGATATTGCCGATATGGTGATGACCGCAAGCGTTCATACAGCCCGACATATTCATGTCGATTTCGCCCAAATCATGCAGATAATCGAGGTTATCAAACCGATCTTGAATCGCTAGCGCAATCGGGATCGACTTGGCGTTCGCCAATGAACAGAAATCGCCACCCGGGCAGCAAATCACGTCGGTTAACAAACCAATATTTGGCGTGGCAAAACCAATCGCTTTGGCCGCTTCCCACAAGGCAAACAAATCAGACTGCTTCACATCGGCCAAGATCAAGTTTTGCTGATGCGACACACGCAATTCACCAAAGCTATATTGGTCGGCCAAATCAGCAACGGCAGCCAGCTGCGCGGAGGTCGCATCCCCTGGCGCTACGCCATTGGGTTTCAAACTCAAGGTCACGGCGGCGTAGCCCGCTTGTTTATGGGCAAACACATTGCGCTCAACCCAACGGCTAAAGCCTTTGCTGTCGAGTTTTTGCTGGGTGAATGCGGCATCGTCACCACTAAAGGCAATGTATGCTGGCGCAGTAAAGAACTTGTGATTACGCGCGATTTCGTCCGGCGTTAATGTCATTGGGCCGTTTTTGGTAAATGCCCATTCTTGATCGACTTTGGCGCCAAATGCTTCTGGTGTCATCGCTTTCACCAAAATCTTAATCCGCGCTTTGTATTTATTATCGCGGCGACCGTAGCGGTTATATACGCGCAAGACGGCATCCAAATACGACAGCAAATGTTCTGGCTCAAGCCAAGGCTTAATCAAGCTACCGACGATCGGCGTGCGGCCTAAACCACCACCAACGTAGATCTCAAATCCGACCTCGCCAGCGGCGTTTTTCACCACATTGATACCCACATCGTGTACCAACACGGCGGCGCGATCTTCGACTGAACCATTGACGGCGATTTTAAATTTACGCGGTAAGTGGGCAAATTCAGGGTGAAACGTCGACCATTGACGGATGATTTCACACCAAGGGCGTGGGTCAACAATCTCATCATGCGCCACACCGGCAAACTGATCGGTCGTGGTATTTCGGATACAGTTGCCCGAAGTTTGAATCGCGTGCATTTGCACTGTAGCCAGTTCAGCCAAGATGTCCGGCACGTTTTCCAGCGCAGGCCAGTTGTATTGGATGTTTTGGCGTGTGGTGAAATGCGCATAATCTTTATCATATTTACGGGCGATTTCTGCCAGCTTGCGAACTTGGCGGCTAGTCACATGACCATAAGGAATGGCCACGCGTAACATCGGCGCATGCCTTTGAATATA includes these proteins:
- a CDS encoding nitrite/sulfite reductase — protein: MYIYDEYDQQIVDQRVAQYRDQTQRFLAGELTEEQFRPLRLQNGLYIQRHAPMLRVAIPYGHVTSRQVRKLAEIARKYDKDYAHFTTRQNIQYNWPALENVPDILAELATVQMHAIQTSGNCIRNTTTDQFAGVAHDEIVDPRPWCEIIRQWSTFHPEFAHLPRKFKIAVNGSVEDRAAVLVHDVGINVVKNAAGEVGFEIYVGGGLGRTPIVGSLIKPWLEPEHLLSYLDAVLRVYNRYGRRDNKYKARIKILVKAMTPEAFGAKVDQEWAFTKNGPMTLTPDEIARNHKFFTAPAYIAFSGDDAAFTQQKLDSKGFSRWVERNVFAHKQAGYAAVTLSLKPNGVAPGDATSAQLAAVADLADQYSFGELRVSHQQNLILADVKQSDLFALWEAAKAIGFATPNIGLLTDVICCPGGDFCSLANAKSIPIALAIQDRFDNLDYLHDLGEIDMNMSGCMNACGHHHIGNIGILGVDKNGSEWYQVSLGGRQGKDASLAKVLGPSFAQDEMPDVIEKIINVFVANRNGEESFIDLFDRIGAEPFKAKVYEGKPNRREKADA